The Sphingopyxis sp. YR583 DNA segment GTCATCGGCGATCCGCGTGATGCCATTGCGCGACACCGCGACGAGAATGCGCTGACCCGCGAACTCGACGACCGCGAGTTTCGACCCGGGGCCGAGCGGCAGCACGTCGACCATCTCGACCGCGCGCGACTTGGTTGCACCGCCAACGAGCGGCACGCCCATCTGGACGCGCTTCCACAGCCACAGGCTGCCCCATGCCATGCCGCCGACCAGCGGCAGCAGGATGAGCAGGCGGAGGATATATTCGAACATCAGCCTCTCCGTTCGAAGCCTTCGAGCCCGCGCGCCGGGGCGACGACTTCGGCGACCTGGATGCCATAGCGGCCGTCGACGCTGACGATCTCGCCCTTCGCGATGAGCGTTCCGTTCGCATAGATGTCGAGCAGGTCGGTCGCGGCGCGGTCAAGTTCGATCACGCTGCCCTCGTCGATCGCGAGCAGTTCGGAAAGCGTCATCGAGGTCGA contains these protein-coding regions:
- a CDS encoding flagellar biosynthetic protein FliO, yielding MFEYILRLLILLPLVGGMAWGSLWLWKRVQMGVPLVGGATKSRAVEMVDVLPLGPGSKLAVVEFAGQRILVAVSRNGITRIADDSQGDFHAD
- the fliN gene encoding flagellar motor switch protein FliN, coding for MTDISDAPKARSDRRDKSIAAAPNFDLLAGVSLRVSVEVGSTSMTLSELLAIDEGSVIELDRAATDLLDIYANGTLIAKGEIVSVDGRYGIQVAEVVAPARGLEGFERRG